A single region of the Acidobacteriota bacterium genome encodes:
- a CDS encoding molybdopterin-dependent oxidoreductase: MTSRRSFLKWSALVAGATALGGGGLLLSRYPGGAPVGGGLAGAAGAGSGAAAAGSRIFRTANTPECLHCAMLAHVKDGRLVKVTGDPDFNVLACARGISRIRQLYSPHRLKYPMRRAGRRGEDRWERITWEEALDTIAERYRRILEEDGNQAFLAMGGTGNWSTLSTGVRGLYSAFWNRFGGATPIISQLCCASVSSGFNAIFGGGRSEFRDEWVHSRFFLAWGNNPAVSNQGYMKNLFDAREEHGARVVTIDPRLSETAALSDRWIQIRPGTDAALALGMVKVLLDEELFDAEYVRLHTNAPFLVRLGERGYDLQEASRSWPAGGESLPVDLRDLRLLTNGGSGPGSFVVWDERSGRPVAADTPGAQAALRGSYTIDGVRYQPVFEWMRAIAARYTPEVVHRITGAPADSVAAVTREYASVRPAAIIQNMAGAQRTDHGTLTVIGHLYLASLTGNVGLLGGGVNDNGGYLSEGGTVNPPVPLQRNPRIEGIPATKLGEYLVERKPHPIRALHVAGTGVLTQYPNTRKIIEGLDNLDLMVVQDIFMTTTARYADFVLPVTTLFETRNLLAGIRSRYIQLMEQAIEPLFESRSDRWIMTELAKRLGFGNDFDKPDDDLLRYVLEPTGVTLDQLEEGPVNPMPDPWIPFADKKFNTPSGRIEFFSLYLQERGFDPLLEYLHPVEAPWVDERRAARYPLQLINRKNHNHVNSSFHHHDFLTEIWASQVLQIHPDDAKPRGIEDGGRIRVFNDRGEIEAMAQVTRGIMAGVVSVTTGWGAVNEKQTASILSPDKYEPISLGHTLNSSMVEVAGGGAASPGDTA, from the coding sequence ATGACGTCGCGGCGGAGCTTCCTGAAGTGGAGCGCGCTGGTCGCCGGCGCGACGGCACTAGGGGGCGGCGGCCTGCTCCTGTCCCGGTATCCGGGCGGCGCCCCGGTGGGCGGAGGTCTCGCCGGCGCCGCTGGTGCGGGATCTGGCGCCGCGGCGGCGGGGAGCCGGATCTTCCGCACCGCCAACACCCCGGAATGCCTCCACTGCGCGATGCTGGCCCATGTCAAGGACGGCCGGCTGGTCAAGGTCACCGGGGATCCCGACTTCAACGTGCTCGCGTGCGCGCGCGGCATCTCCCGGATCCGGCAGCTCTACAGCCCGCATCGCCTCAAGTACCCGATGCGCCGGGCGGGCCGCCGCGGCGAAGACCGCTGGGAGCGGATCACGTGGGAGGAGGCGCTGGACACCATCGCCGAGCGCTACCGCCGGATTCTCGAGGAGGACGGCAACCAGGCGTTTCTCGCGATGGGGGGAACGGGCAACTGGTCCACGCTGTCGACCGGCGTGCGGGGACTCTACTCCGCCTTCTGGAACCGCTTCGGGGGAGCGACGCCGATCATCTCCCAGCTCTGCTGCGCCTCGGTCAGCTCTGGGTTCAACGCCATCTTCGGGGGCGGGCGCTCGGAATTCCGCGACGAGTGGGTCCACAGCCGCTTCTTCCTGGCCTGGGGCAACAACCCGGCGGTCTCCAACCAGGGCTACATGAAGAACCTCTTCGACGCGCGGGAGGAGCACGGCGCGCGGGTAGTGACCATCGACCCGCGGCTGAGCGAAACGGCGGCCCTCTCCGACCGGTGGATCCAGATCCGGCCGGGCACCGACGCCGCGTTGGCCCTCGGCATGGTCAAGGTGCTGCTTGACGAAGAACTCTTCGACGCCGAGTACGTCCGCCTGCACACCAACGCGCCGTTCCTCGTGCGGCTCGGCGAGCGCGGCTACGACCTGCAGGAGGCATCGCGGAGCTGGCCGGCGGGCGGCGAGTCGCTGCCGGTCGATCTGCGCGACCTGCGGCTGCTGACCAACGGCGGCAGCGGCCCGGGGAGCTTCGTCGTCTGGGACGAGCGGAGCGGCCGGCCGGTCGCCGCCGACACGCCGGGCGCGCAGGCCGCCCTGCGCGGCAGCTACACGATCGACGGCGTCCGCTACCAGCCCGTCTTCGAGTGGATGCGGGCCATCGCGGCGCGCTACACGCCCGAGGTCGTCCACCGAATCACCGGCGCCCCGGCCGACTCGGTCGCCGCCGTGACGCGGGAGTACGCGTCCGTGAGGCCCGCCGCCATCATCCAGAACATGGCCGGCGCCCAGCGCACCGATCACGGCACCCTTACCGTCATCGGCCATCTCTACCTCGCCTCCCTCACCGGCAACGTCGGCCTGCTCGGGGGCGGGGTCAACGACAACGGCGGCTATCTGAGCGAGGGCGGCACCGTCAACCCGCCGGTGCCGCTGCAGCGCAACCCGCGCATCGAGGGGATTCCCGCCACCAAGCTCGGCGAGTACCTGGTCGAGCGCAAGCCGCATCCCATCCGCGCCCTCCACGTGGCGGGCACGGGCGTGCTCACGCAGTACCCGAACACGCGCAAGATCATCGAGGGGCTGGACAACCTCGACTTGATGGTGGTGCAGGACATCTTCATGACGACGACGGCGCGCTACGCCGACTTCGTCCTGCCGGTGACCACGCTCTTCGAGACCCGCAATCTGCTCGCCGGCATCCGCAGCCGGTACATCCAGCTCATGGAGCAGGCCATCGAACCGCTGTTCGAGTCGCGCTCCGACCGCTGGATCATGACCGAGCTGGCGAAGCGGCTCGGCTTCGGCAACGACTTCGACAAGCCGGACGACGACCTGCTCCGTTACGTGCTCGAGCCGACCGGGGTCACCCTCGACCAGCTCGAGGAGGGTCCCGTCAACCCGATGCCGGACCCGTGGATCCCGTTCGCCGACAAGAAGTTCAACACGCCGTCGGGACGTATCGAGTTCTTCTCGTTGTACCTGCAGGAGCGGGGCTTCGACCCGCTGCTCGAGTACCTGCATCCTGTCGAGGCGCCCTGGGTGGACGAGCGGCGGGCCGCGCGCTACCCGCTGCAGCTCATCAACCGCAAGAACCACAACCACGTCAACTCCAGCTTCCACCACCACGATTTCCTGACCGAGATCTGGGCCAGCCAGGTGCTGCAGATCCATCCCGATGACGCGAAGCCGCGCGGCATCGAGGACGGCGGCCGCATCCGCGTCTTCAACGACCGTGGCGAGATCGAGGCGATGGCGCAGGTGACCCGCGGCATCATGGCCGGGGTGGTGAGCGTGACGACCGGCTGGGGCGCCGTGAACGAGAAACAGACGGCGAGCATCCTGAGCCCCGACAAGTACGAGCCGATCTCGCTCGGCCACACCCTGAACTCGTCGATGGTCGAGGTCGCCGGCGGGGGCGCGGCATCGCCGGGAGACACGGCATGA
- a CDS encoding molecular chaperone — protein MEQLRHARRVRRHGAEVGHSRRGSRAGGPDPVRGRRRFGRGRARQSRPDVRDLPATRAGRHRGARRRVSRRAAARRLAGRRSPARRRGEPAAADRRLRRHPLRPARTAGRGRGGAGRRASRCTPTGETLKAIRAPAVSAGLRAHVRRVRFRPGVGGVRTLPLLRHAGEGRHLTTPAAEPDEPRTIPSEWRRRQDEQAVAYHFLGRCFYEEPRADWLAAFARDRLFEAWPFPSDDANTAGGLVLLAAFCERWDPAQLAALVWDFNRLFVGPGEMLAAPWESIYRSKKKLTFQESTLQVRALYERFGVEAPAVHREPDDHLGLELAFVATLSELAAQGDAAQLARCFEAQTGFLRDHLLAWAPACLALVEKHAETDYYRGAARLALGSLSESARICKLHSE, from the coding sequence CTGGAACAGCTTCGCCACGCCCGCCGCGTTCGGCGGCACGGCGCTGAGGTTGGGCATTCTCGGCGTGGCAGCCGGGCTGGTGGTCCGGACCCTGTTCGGGGGAGACGACGATTCGGGCGGGGACGCGCCCGCCAGTCGCGCCCGGACGTCCGCGACCTTCCGGCGACTCGTGCTGGCCGGCATCGCGGCGCTCGCCGTCGAGTTTCTCGTCGTGCCGCTGCACGTCGCCTCGCTGGCCGCCGATCCCCTGCCCGCCGCCGCGGCGAGCCTGCAGCGGCTGACCGGCGACTACGGCGGCATCCTCTTCGTCCGGCTCGGACTGCTGGGCGCGGCCGCGGCGGCGCTGGTCGGCGTGCTTCTCGTTGTACGCCGACCGGCGAGACCCTCAAGGCCATCCGCGCGCCCGCCGTTTCGGCTGGCTTGCGTGCTCACGTGCGGCGCGTTCGGTTTCGTCCTGGCGTCGGAGGTGTGCGGACGCTTCCTCTTCTACGCCATGCGGGTGAGGGTCGGCATTTGACCACGCCCGCGGCGGAGCCTGACGAACCGCGGACCATTCCCTCCGAGTGGCGGCGGCGTCAGGACGAACAGGCCGTCGCCTACCACTTTCTCGGCCGCTGCTTCTACGAGGAGCCGCGCGCCGACTGGCTGGCCGCCTTCGCCCGGGACCGGCTGTTCGAGGCCTGGCCTTTTCCGTCCGACGATGCGAACACGGCCGGCGGGCTGGTGCTGCTGGCCGCGTTCTGCGAACGCTGGGACCCGGCGCAGCTCGCCGCGCTGGTGTGGGACTTCAACCGGCTGTTCGTCGGGCCGGGCGAGATGCTGGCCGCGCCGTGGGAGTCGATCTACCGCAGCAAGAAGAAGCTCACCTTTCAGGAATCCACCCTCCAGGTGCGGGCGCTCTATGAGCGGTTCGGCGTGGAGGCGCCCGCCGTCCACCGGGAGCCGGACGACCACCTGGGCCTCGAGTTGGCATTCGTGGCGACGCTGTCGGAGCTGGCCGCCCAGGGCGACGCGGCCCAGCTCGCACGATGCTTCGAGGCGCAGACGGGGTTCCTGCGGGACCACCTGCTTGCGTGGGCGCCGGCCTGCCTCGCGCTCGTCGAGAAGCACGCCGAGACCGACTACTATCGCGGCGCCGCCCGTCTCGCCCTGGGGTCGCTCTCGGAATCGGCCCGCATCTGCAAGCTCCATTCCGAATAG
- a CDS encoding 4Fe-4S dicluster domain-containing protein — protein MSDPKKQLAFFFDANRCTGCRTCEIACKVENGVEMGPRWRKVRTVEGDEDGGPYLYHVSMSCNHCEVPVCAEACPSGAITKRPDGIVIVDESKCIGARLCAWACPYDAPQFSEETGKMEKCNFCSHRIDAGTGGPACAEACPTKALQWGTLEEVAARRDATDQFGPLPDADITKPAVRFIPLKLVRS, from the coding sequence ATGAGCGACCCGAAGAAACAGCTCGCCTTCTTCTTCGACGCCAACCGCTGCACGGGCTGCCGCACCTGCGAGATCGCGTGCAAGGTGGAGAACGGGGTCGAGATGGGGCCGCGCTGGCGCAAGGTGCGGACGGTGGAGGGCGACGAGGACGGCGGACCCTACCTGTACCACGTCTCGATGTCGTGCAATCACTGCGAGGTGCCCGTCTGCGCCGAGGCCTGCCCATCGGGCGCCATCACGAAGCGGCCGGACGGCATCGTCATCGTCGACGAGAGCAAGTGCATCGGCGCCCGTCTCTGCGCCTGGGCGTGTCCCTACGACGCGCCGCAGTTCAGCGAAGAGACCGGCAAGATGGAAAAGTGCAACTTCTGCTCGCACCGCATCGACGCCGGCACCGGGGGACCCGCCTGCGCCGAGGCCTGCCCGACCAAGGCGTTGCAGTGGGGAACGCTGGAGGAGGTGGCCGCCAGGCGGGACGCCACCGACCAGTTCGGACCGCTCCCCGACGCCGACATCACGAAGCCGGCCGTCCGCTTCATCCCGCTCAAGCTCGTGCGCTCGTGA
- a CDS encoding DUF2490 domain-containing protein — protein sequence MRGPLRDDRPAHVLRSRRRRGGGAARHLFAQLPGAGVQYQRPAPRHLRRSDHDRGGIHHAPDRTGPGRRTGSVGSQPAALQLSSPAYGLRTLDSADSLRGAAAAAVAVLVLTLAGVRPAEAEDVQSWTDVEFGVYESDRVAWTVEGVARIRDSLKSAYDRRLKTDVGLTLNDAVSVSFGYILRNRTRGDFGYRWDHRLLAEITYPLHTGDVRVEGTTLYERHVGRPDIPDFNRYRQQIELERPRARLSPWLHQSLGFERRGFMRSRSRVGVRWRFRSGSTVIGAYQFERIKYGATWRPRHAIYSEWSLQMRADSESDPRARRAAPR from the coding sequence GTGCGAGGCCCACTACGCGATGATCGCCCCGCACATGTACTGCGGTCCCGTCGCCGCCGCGGCGGCGGTGCAGCTCGACACCTGTTCGCCCAACTTCCTGGTGCAGGAGTTCAATACCAACGACCTGCACCGCGACATCTTCGTCGATCCGATCACGATCGAGGAGGGATACATCACGCCCCCGACCGGACCGGGCCTGGGCGTCGAACTGGATCAGTCGGTAGTCAACCGGCAGCTCTCCAACTGAGTTCGCCGGCGTACGGATTGCGGACACTCGACTCGGCGGATTCCCTGCGCGGCGCCGCGGCGGCGGCCGTCGCGGTGCTGGTCCTGACCCTGGCCGGGGTGCGTCCCGCCGAGGCCGAGGACGTGCAGTCCTGGACCGACGTCGAGTTCGGCGTCTACGAATCGGACCGGGTTGCCTGGACGGTCGAGGGCGTCGCCCGGATTCGGGACTCGCTGAAGAGCGCGTACGACCGCCGGCTCAAGACCGACGTGGGCCTCACGCTGAACGATGCGGTCAGCGTGTCGTTCGGCTACATCCTGCGGAACCGGACGCGCGGCGACTTCGGCTATCGCTGGGACCATCGTCTCCTGGCCGAGATAACGTATCCGCTGCATACGGGCGACGTCCGCGTGGAGGGCACGACGCTCTACGAGCGCCATGTCGGCCGGCCGGACATTCCCGACTTCAACCGCTACCGGCAGCAGATAGAGCTGGAGCGGCCGCGCGCCCGTCTGTCGCCCTGGCTCCACCAGTCCCTCGGTTTCGAGCGCCGCGGCTTCATGCGCTCCCGTTCGCGCGTCGGAGTCCGCTGGCGCTTCCGGTCCGGATCGACGGTCATCGGCGCCTATCAGTTCGAGCGGATCAAGTACGGCGCGACCTGGCGGCCGCGCCATGCCATCTATTCGGAATGGAGCTTGCAGATGCGGGCCGATTCCGAGAGCGACCCCAGGGCGAGACGGGCGGCGCCGCGATAG
- a CDS encoding type II toxin-antitoxin system VapC family toxin → MVVSRVFWDTNLFVYLIEGTSDRAESVVALRKRMIERGDELLTSTLTLGELLVKPVEMGDEELRDRYLQAIDAGVTVLPFDARAALQFAAIRGDRSIRAPDAIQLACAAAGGTDLFITNDDRLSRKNVPGIAFIQSLQRTFL, encoded by the coding sequence CTGGTCGTGAGCCGGGTGTTCTGGGACACCAATCTGTTCGTGTACCTGATCGAGGGGACGAGTGACCGGGCGGAGTCGGTGGTAGCGCTACGGAAGCGGATGATCGAGCGTGGCGACGAACTGCTGACGTCGACGCTGACACTCGGCGAGTTGCTCGTCAAGCCGGTCGAAATGGGCGATGAGGAATTGCGGGATCGGTACCTGCAAGCGATAGACGCTGGCGTGACGGTGCTGCCGTTCGATGCCCGAGCCGCCCTCCAATTCGCGGCGATCCGTGGCGACAGGTCGATCCGGGCGCCCGACGCCATTCAATTGGCGTGTGCGGCGGCCGGTGGCACAGACCTCTTCATCACGAACGACGATCGACTGAGCAGGAAGAACGTGCCCGGCATTGCGTTCATACAGTCCTTGCAGCGGACGTTCCTTTGA
- a CDS encoding mandelate racemase/muconate lactonizing enzyme family protein, which translates to MRITGYRTMVLDNIDPPIGHRKWLFLQLETDAGIVGLGERVSGGVLELGSQVSLLHELCDSGVVGKSPFDIERIWQDIYANPHDYRHPGLSKTPAMSAIEMACWDIVGKAVDQPIYNLLGGQFHERLRAYAYLDTAGVWENPELAGERAAELIERGITVCKLDPFQPITGGPRDYPLETINRVARIFRAMRDAVGDKLEIGIGTHGQFSTSGAIRVASILEEFHPFFFEEPVSPENVDEMARVAAQTSIPIATGERLVTKFEFAEVLGKQAANIIQLDVGQCGGILESKKIASMCEAHYAMIAPHMYCGPVAAAAAVQLDTCSPNFLVQEFNTNDLHRDIFVDPITIEEGYITPPTGPGLGVELDQSVVNRQLSN; encoded by the coding sequence ATCCGGATCACGGGGTACCGGACGATGGTGCTCGACAATATCGATCCGCCCATCGGCCACCGCAAGTGGCTGTTCCTGCAGCTCGAGACCGACGCCGGCATCGTCGGGCTGGGCGAGCGGGTCTCGGGCGGCGTCCTGGAACTGGGCTCGCAGGTGAGCCTGCTGCACGAGCTGTGCGATTCGGGCGTGGTCGGCAAGAGCCCGTTCGACATCGAACGGATCTGGCAGGACATTTACGCGAACCCGCACGACTACCGTCATCCCGGCCTGTCGAAGACGCCGGCGATGTCGGCGATAGAGATGGCGTGCTGGGACATCGTCGGCAAGGCGGTGGACCAGCCCATCTACAACCTGCTGGGCGGCCAGTTCCACGAGCGGCTGCGCGCGTACGCCTACCTCGACACCGCCGGCGTCTGGGAGAACCCGGAACTGGCCGGCGAGCGCGCGGCCGAGCTGATCGAGCGGGGCATAACCGTCTGCAAGCTCGATCCGTTCCAGCCGATCACCGGCGGGCCGCGCGATTACCCGCTGGAGACGATCAACCGCGTCGCCCGGATCTTCCGCGCCATGCGCGACGCGGTGGGCGACAAGCTGGAAATCGGCATCGGCACGCATGGCCAGTTCTCCACCTCGGGCGCCATCCGCGTGGCGAGCATTCTGGAGGAGTTCCATCCCTTCTTCTTTGAGGAGCCGGTATCGCCGGAGAACGTCGACGAGATGGCGCGCGTCGCGGCGCAGACCAGCATTCCGATCGCAACCGGCGAGCGCCTGGTCACGAAGTTCGAGTTCGCGGAGGTTCTCGGCAAGCAGGCCGCCAACATCATTCAGCTCGACGTTGGGCAGTGCGGCGGGATACTGGAGTCGAAGAAGATCGCCAGCATGTGCGAGGCCCACTACGCGATGATCGCCCCGCACATGTACTGCGGTCCCGTCGCCGCCGCGGCGGCGGTGCAGCTCGACACCTGTTCGCCCAACTTCCTGGTGCAGGAGTTCAATACCAACGACCTGCACCGCGACATCTTCGTCGATCCGATCACGATCGAGGAGGGATACATCACGCCCCCGACCGGACCGGGCCTGGGCGTCGAACTGGATCAGTCGGTAGTCAACCGGCAGCTCTCCAACTGA